From Pseudobacteroides sp., one genomic window encodes:
- a CDS encoding YibE/F family protein: MLNKKLFCSEVFQILCGGIGIVLIIPVTVLITSRLLYLNFLKTDK; the protein is encoded by the coding sequence ATTTTAAATAAAAAGTTGTTCTGTTCAGAGGTCTTTCAAATTCTATGTGGTGGAATAGGAATAGTGCTTATTATACCAGTTACTGTGCTTATAACATCAAGATTGTTATATCTCAATTTTCTAAAAACAGATAAATAA
- a CDS encoding FeoA family protein, with amino-acid sequence MNENFIPLNFLPLGKKAKVKVLTSDGMIRRRMLDLGLISDTVVEALQKSPSGDPVAYHIRGAVIALRSEEASKILVEAI; translated from the coding sequence ATGAATGAAAATTTTATACCACTTAACTTTTTACCATTAGGGAAAAAAGCAAAAGTTAAAGTACTTACTTCTGATGGAATGATTCGAAGAAGAATGTTGGATTTGGGTTTGATTTCTGATACTGTGGTAGAAGCTTTGCAAAAAAGTCCTTCTGGAGATCCTGTGGCATACCATATTCGGGGTGCTGTTATTGCTCTTCGTTCTGAAGAGGCCTCAAAAATACTCGTTGAAGCAATTTAG
- the feoB gene encoding ferrous iron transport protein B, producing MGLTSQSTGTGVLDDKVKIECANPDDKVIALAGNPNVGKSTVFNSLTGLNQHTGNWPGKTVTNAQGEYKHKDKNFIIVDIPGTYSLMANSVEEEVARDFICFGNPDATVIVSDATCLERNLNLILQTLEITSKVVVCVNLLDEAKRKKININLKELEKHLGVPVVGTSARNGKGLDILMDVVYDITNKKIVTSPLKISYDDTIEEAIDVLEPSVKEVLEDKFNSRWITLKLLEEDAHLLKTLQKHLNFDLMKNFSIMQKLNRAKEILSSAGIDHDLLRDKIVSHIVCTAEKICSKTVTFDNDKYSRTDRKIDSILTSRIFGIPIMIALLGIIFWLTITGANYPSELIATFLFWVEERLTDLFTWAGTPQWVHGLLVMGIYRTLAWVVSVMLPPMAIFFPLFTLLEDLGYLPRVAFNLDNFFKKACAHGKQALTMCMGFGCNAAGIIGCRIIDSPRERLIAIITNNFVPCNGRFPTLIAIITMFFTGVVVSPFQSVVSTLLLTGVIVLGVLMTLLISKILSKTILKGIPSSFTLELPPYRKPQIGKVIVRSVFDRTLFVLGRAVSVAIPAGLVIWVMANIYVGDLSILSHCAGFLNPFAKMIGLDGYILMAFILGFPANEIVVPIIIMSYMSTGSLLEFDSLDKLRELLVSHGWTWLTAVCVMLFSLMHWPCGTTCWTIKKESQSLKWTMVSFLVPTITGIIICFIVANTVRLLGLV from the coding sequence ATGGGCCTAACAAGTCAGTCAACAGGGACTGGAGTCTTAGATGATAAAGTCAAAATTGAATGTGCTAACCCTGATGACAAAGTTATAGCACTTGCCGGAAATCCCAATGTGGGAAAAAGTACCGTATTTAACAGCTTGACAGGACTTAACCAGCATACTGGCAACTGGCCAGGTAAAACAGTAACAAATGCACAAGGAGAGTATAAACATAAGGATAAAAATTTTATTATAGTTGACATTCCGGGTACATATTCACTTATGGCAAACTCGGTTGAAGAAGAGGTGGCACGTGACTTCATCTGCTTCGGAAATCCTGATGCAACTGTGATAGTATCCGATGCAACTTGCCTGGAAAGAAATTTAAATTTGATTCTTCAAACATTGGAGATTACATCTAAAGTTGTGGTGTGTGTAAACCTCTTAGATGAGGCAAAAAGAAAGAAAATTAACATTAATCTTAAAGAGCTGGAAAAGCATCTTGGGGTACCTGTCGTTGGAACCAGTGCAAGAAACGGAAAAGGTTTGGATATACTGATGGACGTAGTATACGATATTACAAACAAAAAAATAGTTACATCTCCTTTGAAGATAAGTTATGATGATACCATTGAAGAAGCAATTGATGTTCTGGAACCATCGGTAAAAGAAGTACTGGAAGATAAGTTCAACAGTCGGTGGATTACTTTAAAACTGCTTGAAGAAGATGCTCACCTTTTAAAAACTCTTCAAAAACATCTTAATTTTGATTTGATGAAAAACTTCAGTATTATGCAGAAATTAAATAGAGCAAAAGAAATATTAAGTTCGGCAGGTATAGATCATGATCTTCTAAGAGATAAGATTGTATCACATATTGTTTGTACTGCAGAAAAAATTTGCAGCAAAACTGTCACTTTTGATAATGATAAGTATAGTCGAACAGACCGTAAGATTGACAGCATACTTACATCCAGAATATTTGGAATTCCAATTATGATAGCACTTCTGGGCATAATATTCTGGCTGACCATAACAGGTGCCAATTATCCTTCAGAGTTGATTGCTACTTTCCTTTTTTGGGTTGAAGAACGTTTAACCGACTTGTTTACATGGGCAGGCACACCTCAATGGGTACATGGTTTATTAGTTATGGGAATATATAGAACCTTAGCATGGGTTGTTTCAGTTATGTTGCCTCCAATGGCTATATTCTTTCCGTTGTTTACATTGCTGGAAGACCTTGGATATTTACCTAGAGTGGCATTCAATCTTGATAACTTTTTCAAAAAAGCTTGTGCTCACGGTAAACAGGCACTAACCATGTGTATGGGGTTCGGATGTAATGCTGCAGGTATTATAGGCTGCAGAATTATAGATTCTCCAAGAGAAAGACTCATTGCAATAATTACTAATAACTTTGTTCCCTGTAATGGCCGTTTCCCGACCCTGATTGCTATTATAACCATGTTCTTTACAGGAGTTGTTGTTAGTCCCTTTCAATCGGTAGTTTCTACATTATTATTAACAGGAGTCATTGTCCTTGGGGTATTAATGACATTATTAATATCAAAAATTCTTTCTAAAACAATTTTAAAAGGCATACCTTCATCCTTTACCCTGGAGCTCCCACCTTACCGGAAGCCTCAAATAGGAAAGGTCATTGTAAGATCAGTGTTTGACAGAACGTTATTTGTGCTAGGGCGTGCTGTATCTGTAGCTATACCTGCCGGCTTGGTGATTTGGGTTATGGCAAATATCTATGTAGGTGACCTTAGCATCCTATCTCATTGTGCAGGTTTCCTCAATCCTTTTGCAAAAATGATAGGTCTGGATGGATATATTTTAATGGCTTTCATTCTTGGGTTTCCTGCAAATGAAATTGTTGTTCCTATAATAATAATGAGTTATATGTCTACTGGAAGCTTACTTGAGTTTGACAGCCTGGATAAATTGAGAGAACTTCTTGTATCTCATGGCTGGACCTGGCTTACAGCTGTATGCGTTATGCTGTTTTCTCTGATGCATTGGCCATGCGGAACAACATGCTGGACAATAAAAAAGGAATCCCAAAGTTTAAAATGGACTATGGTTTCATTTCTTGTTCCAACTATAACTGGAATTATAATTTGTTTTATTGTTGCAAATACAGTTCGGCTGCTGGGATTGGTGTAA